In Desulfovibrio porci, the sequence CCGCCTATGCCGAGGCCGTGGCCGAAGGGGATCTGGACGCGTCGCTTTCGGTGCGGGCGCGGGATGAAACCGGCAGGCTGGCCGGGGCCCTGCACACCATGGTGAAAACGCTCAAGACCCGCATCGCCGAGGCCGGGGAGCAGTCGGAACTGGCCCGGCAGGAAACCGCCAAGGCCCAGGAAGCCATGGGCATGGCCGAAGAGGCTCGCCACAGGGCCGAAAGCGCCCGGCGCGAGGGCATGCTGGCCGCCGCCGGGCAGTTGGAAGGCGTGGTGGGCGTGGTCAGCTCCGTGGCCGCCGGACTCTCCGCCCAGATTGAAAAATCCGAACGCGGCGCGGCGGAACAGGCCACGCGGGTGACGGACACCGCCACCGCCATGGAGGAAATGAACGTCACCGTGGCCGAAGTGGCCCGGAACGCGGGTTCCGCCCCGGAAATGTCCGCCGCCACGCGGCAGCGGGCCGAGGCCGGGGCGCAGGTGGTTTCACAGGCCGTGGACAGCATCCGCCGGGTGGAGAAACAGTCCCTGGAACTCAAGGATGATATGCGGACGCTGTCGGAACAGGCCCAGTCCATTGACCGGATCATGGGCGTGATTTCGGATATCGCCGACCAGACCAACCTGCTGGCCCTCAACGCGGCCATTGAGGCGGCGCGCGCGGGCGAAGCCGGGCGCGGTTTCGCCGTGGTGGCCGACGAGGTGCGCAAGCTGGCCGAAAAAACCATGGCCTCCACCCACGATGTGGGCAACGCCATTCTGGCCATTCAGCAGAGCGCCGGCCAGAGCGCGGAGCAGGTCGAGGAGGCCGTGCGGATTATCGGCGAGGCCACGGAATTCGCCGGAAAATCCGGCGAGGCCCTGCAACAGATCGTTGAGATGGCCGATTCCACAGCCGATCAGGTGCGGGCCATCGCCACGGCTTCGGAGCAGCAGTCCGCCTCCAGCGAGGAGATCAACAATTCCATCACCCAGGTCAACGCCATTGCCGGGGACACGTCGCAGGCCATGCGCGAAGCCGCCGGCGCGGTGGCGGAACTGGCGGAGCAGGCGCGGGCGCTGACCGGCCTGATCGAGAATATGAAGAAGGGTTAGGGGCTGCTTTTCAGGATGAACGGGGGCGCGCCGTATGGCGCGCCCCCTTTGCGTCGGCATAAGGCTTTCAGGCGGTTTCGTCTTCAGCGTTTTTTTCCTTACGCCGCCGCTCTTGCAGATAGCCGCGCCCCCAGGCTGACATGGCCTCCAGAACCGGCCTGATGCTTCTGCCGAAGTCCGTCAGCGAATACTCCACCTTGGGCGGGACCACGGGAAAGACTTCCCGCCGCACCAGACCGTCCCTTTCCAGATCGCGCAATTGCCGGGTCAGCACTTTGGGCGTGGCACAGGGCACGGCCTTGCGCAATTGTGAAAAGCGCAAGGTTTCACCCGTGAGCTTGTAGAGAATCAGAGATTTATACTTCCCGCCGATGAGATCCGCCGTGGCTTCCACCGGGCAATGCCGCTGCACGGGAACGGGATTTTGCCTCCTGTCGCGGCGGTCTGTGTTTTCTCGCGTCTGTTCCTCGGCCATCTTCAGTATCCTTTCAGGTACGCTGTATCAAAAAAGTGCATTCTTGTTCCGATCGCTGTTATCGGTATATCAGTACAGACAGATGTTCAAAGCACAGTCATTTTTATAACGGATGCCAACACGAGGATGCAAGCAATGAAATTTCAACGAATCCGTGGAGCTACGAGCATTATTACATTCGTCGGGAAAAAGTTTCTGCTGGATCCTTTTCTGGCGGACAAGGGCACGTTGCCCCCT encodes:
- a CDS encoding methyl-accepting chemotaxis protein; this encodes MRLSIAGKIITFVVVAVALSCTAVLLTTMRLLEPPLDASIEGTTQLAKAATDATYNANSEKFLKEARLIAQNPELIEAVTRRDHAAAAAIGKELMEMAGSEFITITDEKGMVVARGHSPKYGDDVNNQETVSAGRQGKSVVGVVTGTVVPFTLRAGAPLMRDGKVAGTVGIGISLTSEAYVDKLKKDTGLEATIFRDDVRAMTTLMQDGKRLIGTRLQNAAVSEAVLQRGETVSGRLELLGRPFSVVYWPILNMAGKPVGMWFTGQPLGHVVQVRQEALRNSLLATAGITLVFALVAFAMGRLLASPVKRITAYAEAVAEGDLDASLSVRARDETGRLAGALHTMVKTLKTRIAEAGEQSELARQETAKAQEAMGMAEEARHRAESARREGMLAAAGQLEGVVGVVSSVAAGLSAQIEKSERGAAEQATRVTDTATAMEEMNVTVAEVARNAGSAPEMSAATRQRAEAGAQVVSQAVDSIRRVEKQSLELKDDMRTLSEQAQSIDRIMGVISDIADQTNLLALNAAIEAARAGEAGRGFAVVADEVRKLAEKTMASTHDVGNAILAIQQSAGQSAEQVEEAVRIIGEATEFAGKSGEALQQIVEMADSTADQVRAIATASEQQSASSEEINNSITQVNAIAGDTSQAMREAAGAVAELAEQARALTGLIENMKKG
- a CDS encoding winged helix-turn-helix transcriptional regulator, translated to MAEEQTRENTDRRDRRQNPVPVQRHCPVEATADLIGGKYKSLILYKLTGETLRFSQLRKAVPCATPKVLTRQLRDLERDGLVRREVFPVVPPKVEYSLTDFGRSIRPVLEAMSAWGRGYLQERRRKEKNAEDETA